The following proteins come from a genomic window of Coffea arabica cultivar ET-39 chromosome 11c, Coffea Arabica ET-39 HiFi, whole genome shotgun sequence:
- the LOC113716196 gene encoding uncharacterized protein: protein MGGKGGSSVGNSGGDNGGGSGSSCGSGLSKGGGNGGAGGGFIKAPGDDRSYISRAGFEANPQLYISGVHGSQRDKWTFTLNKMLEFCK from the coding sequence ATGGGTGGCAAAGGTGGCAGTTCTGTCGGCAACAGCGGTGGAGACAACGGAGGAGGGAGCGGAAGTTCTTGTGGCAGTGGTTTGTCTAAGGGCGGAGGCAATGGTGGTGCCGGCGGTGGATTTATTAAAGCACCGGGTGATGATAGGTCATATATTTCAAGAGCCGGATTTGAGGCAAATCCTCAGCTCTACATTTCGGGCGTACATGGTAGCCAGAGGGACAAATGGACTTTTACATTGAACAAAatgttagaattttgtaaataa